A single region of the Massilia sp. erpn genome encodes:
- a CDS encoding PAS domain S-box protein, with translation MSHRLRPPSPAPALRRLACRAAVLVLVGTLAPAGAAEKVTVQLKWRHQFQFAGYYAAQDKGFYREAGLDVTLLEGQPGGDLTQNVLSGQAQYGIGNSGLLLQRAAGQPLVVLASIFQHSPAVWLKRRGEDGKPLPWARSRVMLAQNNGELLAYLKQEGVDLGFLQMLPARRSLEELIAGRIDAASAYVSDAPFVLDRTILHYDLLSPRTAGIDFYGDVLYTTESELREHPARARAMRAATLRGWQYAIEHPAEIVDLIRARYPDRNSREHLLYEAHQTIPLLDLQLHPLGHSSPARWRAILQTYAGLDMLKGEVDLDDFLYQPPSAWRAWEVLGGGVAAAVLLLGGAMVWRLRRLRRELHNARTQATDAERMVDFALQGSGEGVWDWQPAQQHLHLSPRYCAILGYAADELRPANAEEWLQHVHEDDRPRLIHDIAAFDQPEAHPAPFNWEFRMRCRDGSHKWVLARGMVIARAANGKPLRVSGTLGDISDRAQAEEARVAAVLEATPGPMLVADRNGRVRYANTACSSCFGYAENQMAGLSLEQLVPDMMRSAPGGPRELFSRPRLPGRVLTARREDGSRFPAMVHLSPIQIAGQGLSVISLRDMTQRQRTEEALHASSERYRLIVQTAAEGIWMSDAEDMTTFVNPTMARMLGYEMEEMLGHPMGEFMDGEGQDLLRRQQQRRYPSGVAEQGDVRFYRKDRSAMWGLLSTTVINADDGVYAGTLAMITDITDRRLAEMALRNSSQRMASVFNTVTNGLVVLNSEGTILESNAAAARMLGPAAAGGAALWPGVRENGAAFDYNEHPVHEALSSGRSVRDVVMGVTQTDGGTSWLSVNVEPLRNEYGGASMAVASLTDISYRKRSEDAVRQGEQRLQEIIKMMPTGLFIKDPQGRFLLMNAACEQQFGFQFHELKGGDDSAFHAPEDLETIRRKDREAFAGGVLIDYEEAIWNPVMRQLRHLRTFKKPVFDERGLPAYLICMCIDITDSKRAERELRELNETLEERVQRRTAQLDEARKIAEEASQAKGQFLANMSHEIRTPMNGVIGMAYLALKTELDPRQRDYLEKIRFAGEHLLGIIDDILDISKIEAGKLEIEQVDFSLDHVMQTLTTVVAPKAASKELTLNFDLDPALPAVLRGDPLRIGQVLINYTNNAIKFSEQGSIDIRVRHVVGDEQHCVLLFEVSDHGIGMSEEEMGKLFQSFQQADTSTTREYGGTGLGLSICKQLAQLMGGEVGVRSAPGAGSTFWFTAQLGVSSRAVPQLISQVSEAAAELVDSARSATVMQALKDARILLVEDNTFNQQIALEMLEEAGSSVCLANNGAEALDLLRQTPFDCVLMDVQMPLMDGLEATRRIRADPRLAEMRVLAMTATATSDDRARCIDAGMDDFISKPIQPALMYRTIARWLPPRTEQDSAPPPAARAPAFTPTLAGDPEIIDLSILAKLLGYHPQKVRKFAFKFLQTTEAGFREMETALQNGEIQRMRELGHRIKSSARTVGALGMAELCLNLENLPHAAPAEETAQARAILARLWPLLERIVEQIMTNTSFANDD, from the coding sequence TTGTCGCATCGCCTTCGACCGCCCAGCCCAGCTCCCGCCTTGCGCCGCCTCGCTTGCCGGGCCGCGGTGCTGGTCCTGGTCGGCACGCTGGCGCCGGCCGGGGCGGCGGAAAAAGTCACGGTCCAGCTCAAATGGCGCCACCAGTTCCAGTTCGCCGGCTACTACGCCGCCCAGGACAAGGGCTTTTACCGCGAGGCCGGCCTGGACGTGACCCTGCTCGAGGGCCAGCCCGGCGGCGACCTGACGCAGAACGTGCTCTCGGGCCAGGCCCAGTACGGCATCGGTAACAGCGGCCTGCTGCTGCAGCGCGCCGCCGGCCAGCCGCTGGTGGTGCTGGCCTCCATCTTCCAGCATTCGCCCGCCGTCTGGCTCAAGCGCCGCGGCGAGGACGGCAAGCCCCTGCCCTGGGCGCGCAGCCGCGTCATGCTGGCGCAAAACAATGGCGAGCTGCTGGCCTATCTGAAGCAGGAAGGAGTCGATCTCGGCTTCCTGCAGATGCTGCCGGCACGCCGCAGCCTGGAAGAACTGATCGCCGGCCGCATCGACGCCGCCTCGGCCTATGTGAGCGATGCGCCCTTCGTGCTGGACCGCACCATCCTGCACTATGACCTGCTGTCGCCGCGCACGGCCGGCATCGATTTTTACGGCGACGTGCTGTACACCACCGAGAGCGAGCTGCGCGAGCATCCGGCGCGCGCGCGCGCCATGCGCGCCGCCACCCTGCGCGGCTGGCAGTATGCGATCGAGCACCCGGCCGAAATCGTGGACCTGATCCGCGCCCGCTACCCCGACCGCAACAGCCGCGAACACCTGCTGTACGAAGCCCACCAGACCATTCCCCTGCTCGACCTGCAACTGCATCCCCTCGGCCACAGCAGCCCGGCACGCTGGCGCGCCATCCTGCAGACTTACGCCGGCCTGGACATGCTCAAGGGCGAGGTCGATCTCGACGATTTCCTGTATCAACCGCCCTCGGCCTGGCGCGCCTGGGAAGTGCTGGGCGGCGGCGTGGCGGCGGCCGTGCTGCTGCTGGGCGGCGCCATGGTGTGGCGCCTGCGCCGCCTGCGCCGCGAACTGCACAATGCGCGCACCCAGGCCACCGACGCCGAACGCATGGTGGACTTCGCACTGCAAGGCTCGGGCGAAGGCGTGTGGGATTGGCAGCCAGCGCAGCAGCATCTGCACCTGTCGCCGCGCTACTGCGCCATCCTCGGCTACGCGGCGGACGAGCTGCGCCCGGCCAATGCCGAAGAGTGGCTGCAGCATGTGCATGAAGACGACCGGCCGCGCCTGATCCACGACATCGCCGCCTTCGACCAGCCGGAAGCCCATCCCGCCCCCTTCAACTGGGAATTTCGCATGCGCTGCCGCGACGGCAGCCATAAATGGGTGCTGGCACGCGGCATGGTGATCGCGCGCGCCGCCAACGGCAAGCCGCTGCGCGTGAGCGGTACCCTGGGCGACATCAGCGACCGCGCCCAGGCCGAAGAAGCGCGCGTGGCCGCCGTGCTGGAAGCCACGCCCGGCCCCATGCTGGTGGCCGACCGCAATGGGCGGGTGCGCTATGCCAATACGGCCTGCAGCAGCTGTTTCGGCTATGCCGAGAACCAGATGGCCGGCCTGTCGCTGGAACAGCTGGTACCGGACATGATGCGCAGCGCGCCCGGCGGGCCGCGCGAACTGTTTTCCCGTCCGCGTCTGCCGGGCCGCGTGCTGACGGCGCGGCGCGAGGATGGCAGCCGTTTCCCGGCCATGGTGCACCTATCGCCGATCCAGATCGCGGGCCAGGGCCTGTCCGTCATTTCGCTGCGCGATATGACCCAGCGCCAGCGCACCGAGGAAGCCCTGCACGCCAGTTCGGAGCGCTACCGCCTGATCGTGCAGACCGCAGCTGAAGGCATCTGGATGAGCGACGCCGAGGACATGACCACCTTCGTCAATCCCACCATGGCGCGCATGCTGGGCTACGAAATGGAGGAAATGCTGGGCCACCCGATGGGCGAATTCATGGACGGCGAAGGCCAGGATCTGCTGCGCCGCCAGCAGCAGCGCCGCTACCCGTCCGGCGTGGCCGAGCAGGGCGACGTGCGCTTCTACCGCAAGGACCGTTCCGCCATGTGGGGCCTGCTCTCCACCACCGTTATCAATGCCGACGACGGCGTCTACGCCGGCACGCTGGCCATGATCACCGACATCACCGACCGCCGCCTGGCCGAGATGGCACTGCGCAATTCCAGCCAGCGCATGGCATCCGTCTTCAACACCGTGACCAATGGCCTGGTGGTGCTCAACAGCGAAGGCACGATCCTGGAAAGCAATGCGGCGGCGGCGCGCATGCTGGGGCCGGCCGCGGCGGGCGGCGCGGCGCTGTGGCCGGGCGTGCGCGAAAACGGCGCAGCCTTCGACTACAACGAGCATCCGGTGCATGAAGCCCTGTCCAGCGGCCGCTCGGTGCGCGATGTCGTGATGGGCGTGACCCAGACCGATGGCGGCACCAGCTGGCTGTCGGTGAATGTCGAGCCGCTGCGCAACGAATACGGCGGCGCCAGCATGGCCGTGGCCAGCCTGACCGACATCAGCTACCGCAAGCGCAGCGAGGATGCGGTGCGCCAGGGCGAGCAGCGCCTGCAGGAAATCATCAAGATGATGCCCACCGGCCTGTTCATCAAAGACCCGCAGGGCCGCTTCCTGCTGATGAATGCCGCCTGCGAGCAGCAGTTCGGCTTCCAGTTCCATGAACTCAAGGGCGGCGACGACAGCGCCTTCCATGCGCCCGAGGATCTGGAAACCATCCGCCGCAAGGACCGCGAAGCCTTTGCCGGCGGCGTGCTGATCGACTACGAGGAAGCGATCTGGAACCCCGTCATGCGCCAGCTGCGCCATCTGCGCACCTTCAAGAAACCGGTGTTCGACGAGCGCGGCCTGCCCGCCTATCTGATCTGCATGTGCATCGACATCACCGACAGCAAGCGCGCCGAGCGCGAGCTGCGCGAATTGAACGAAACCCTGGAAGAGCGCGTGCAGCGCCGCACCGCCCAGCTGGACGAGGCGCGCAAGATCGCCGAGGAAGCCAGCCAGGCCAAGGGCCAGTTCCTGGCCAATATGAGCCACGAGATCCGCACGCCGATGAACGGCGTGATCGGCATGGCCTACCTGGCGCTGAAGACCGAGCTCGATCCGCGCCAGCGCGATTACCTGGAGAAGATCCGCTTCGCCGGCGAGCACCTGCTGGGCATCATCGATGACATTCTCGACATCTCCAAGATCGAGGCCGGCAAGCTGGAAATCGAGCAGGTCGACTTCTCCCTCGACCATGTGATGCAGACCCTGACCACGGTGGTGGCGCCGAAGGCGGCCAGCAAGGAGCTGACCCTGAACTTCGACCTCGATCCGGCGCTGCCCGCCGTGCTGCGCGGCGACCCGCTGCGCATCGGCCAGGTGCTAATCAACTACACCAATAACGCCATCAAGTTCAGCGAGCAAGGCAGCATCGATATCCGCGTGCGCCACGTGGTGGGCGACGAGCAGCATTGCGTGCTGCTGTTCGAGGTGAGCGACCATGGCATCGGCATGTCGGAGGAGGAAATGGGCAAGCTGTTCCAGTCCTTCCAGCAGGCCGACACTTCCACCACGCGCGAATACGGCGGCACCGGCCTCGGTCTGTCCATCTGCAAGCAATTGGCCCAGCTGATGGGCGGCGAAGTCGGCGTGCGCAGCGCGCCCGGCGCCGGCTCCACCTTCTGGTTCACCGCCCAGCTGGGCGTCTCCAGCCGCGCCGTGCCGCAGCTGATCAGCCAGGTCAGCGAGGCGGCGGCCGAGCTGGTCGACAGCGCGCGCAGCGCCACCGTGATGCAGGCGCTGAAGGACGCCCGCATCCTGCTGGTGGAGGACAATACCTTCAACCAGCAGATCGCGCTGGAAATGCTGGAGGAAGCCGGTTCCTCGGTCTGCCTGGCCAATAACGGCGCCGAGGCGCTCGACCTGCTGCGCCAGACGCCGTTCGACTGCGTGCTGATGGATGTGCAGATGCCGCTCATGGACGGGCTGGAAGCGACGCGCCGCATCCGCGCCGATCCGCGCCTGGCCGAGATGCGTGTGCTGGCCATGACGGCCACCGCCACCAGCGACGACCGCGCGCGCTGCATCGACGCCGGCATGGATGATTTCATCTCGAAACCGATCCAGCCGGCCCTGATGTACCGCACCATCGCGCGCTGGCTGCCGCCGCGCACGGAGCAGGACAGCGCACCGCCGCCGGCCGCGCGCGCGCCGGCCTTCACGCCCACGCTGGCGGGCGACCCCGAGATCATCGATCTCTCGATCCTGGCCAAGCTGCTGGGCTACCATCCGCAGAAGGTGCGCAAATTCGCCTTCAAGTTCCTGCAGACGACGGAAGCCGGCTTCCGCGAAATGGAAACGGCGCTGCAAAACGGCGAGATCCAGCGCATGCGCGAGCTGGGCCACCGCATCAAGTCCTCGGCCCGGACGGTGGGTGCGCTGGGCATGGCCGAATTGTGCTTAAATCTGGAAAACCTGCCGCATGCCGCGCCCGCCGAGGAAACGGCCCAGGCGCGCGCCATCCTGGCCCGTCTCTGGCCCCTGCTGGAGCGTATCGTGGAGCAGATCATGACCAACACCTCCTTCGCCAATGATGACTGA